AAGCAACACTAGCTCGCGGCTAGCAGCATAACGAACGCCCTCCGCGGAGGAACAGGCGATCGATCGAGCAGCGCGATGGCGGGAGAGTCACCGGTGCCCGACGCGCGCCGGCGACCGGAGCCGGTTCCGTCACCACCACGCGAAACAAGAAAAAGACggagccgccgtcgccgccgacgcCTCGTCCGCAGCCTCGTTCTGCTGCTCGGCCTCCTCGCCTTCCTCCTCTACCTgcggaggcgccggcggcgcacCGTACGGTGCCGGGGGAGcagccggcggcgcgggcgcgacgTCGTGGTCGTCGTCCAAGACCAAGAGTAAGCGGGCGCGGGCCACAGCCATCGTGCCATGCCAAGGCCGCGCGCGCTGGGACAGCATGCAGTTCCTGAATTCTGACCTCCTGAGGCGGCGCTCCGTGCGTCGATCTCCCGTTCTCCGCGGCGCGCTTCACCGTGTACTGTGTGCCTGTAGCATCCGAGTAGCATCGTCGTCGTCTGTTGACTTCATAGGCCAAGGGCTTTTGCTTACTTGCTTAACCGATTACCTCTTTGTTTACTAGGCATTGGAAAGTGCTCTCAGAGTTCTCGTGCTCTGCGGTGCGGCGAACTATCACCGTACCTCAACGGAGACGGAGGGGAAGTTAATGGCAGTTGCCATCACTGCTAGATTACGGTTCAAAGAGAGAGAAAATTAGATAAGATGGCAGTCATATGCAAGGGCGGATCTAGTATATGGGTAGAGGGGCTCAAGCCCCCTCCCGGCTGGAGCTCTGTGGAGAGAAGGGTGGGATGAGAGGGAGGTGCAAGAGGAAAAGTAGGGAAGCCTAAAAGAATAGGAAGAAAAATAGTGGTGAGCTGTAGAGACCAATAACGTAAGATAGTGTTCAGTTGAGAAGCGAAGTGGAACGGAGCGGCTCCGTTCTAGATTCTAGGAACGGAGCCGCTCTATTCCGTGTTTGGTAAACTGGAACGGAGCGGTTCTAtttttttgtttggttgcagAGTGAACTGGAACAGAGCGGCTTCATCCTGTGTTTGGTTGAGGAGTCAAGTGAACTAGAAAATAATCACATTCTCATGTCTTAGCTAAATAATCAATCAAAAAATACTAATAACATCATAACATATAATCTAAAGATCCATCATAACATAACATATAGAATAGACCACAAGTCATCACGATATGCATATAATCCAAAGTGCCTTGTTCATGGATACAATTAAAAGCATGACATACAAGTTCATGTCACCCAAAATAAAGTCTTGCTATCATTTGCTAATTAGCAAGCCTACATATTAGCATTAATGAACTCAATAACCATAGAGAGCTTGTACAATAATGGCGCATCCACAAAGCCATATGCAACATTAGGATGGTTCAACAAATAAGAATAGTACTTAGCCTTTTGCTTAAGCTCAAAATCAGGAAGGCTATCCACAGCTTGAAACAAATCCGGTGGCAAAGCTTTCTTTGATGCTGCATCTCGTATGGCACTAGCTAGAATTTGAGTACCATGATCAAAGGCTTGAACTAGAGGATCAGCTCCATTTTCATCCTTCTTAGCTCTCTTGGAGGGCCTATTACCTGGAGCCGCCGTGTCATCTTTATCAATAGTAGAACTAGATGGTGTCCCAACATTCATCTCATTCTTTTATGTATCATCTTCAACATCTACAGCAAGAAGTTCACTTGAGGTCTTCACAAATTTCCCTGTTGCAACACTATCACCAAAGATTGTAGCTAGATTGCCATAGTATGGAAGAGGTTTGTTTATGTACTCATCATCTCCCTTGTTTCTCTCCTTTCCGCTCTCATCCTATCATTGGACAAGGTAATTAGTACCTACAGGACAACAATAATGACAAAAGAAAATATACAAGTACAATAAAGTTATTACCTTAAAATGACTTGTGTACATCTTATGATCATAACGGATGATAAAGATCTCTTCATCCCAAATAGCACCACTCTTGCTCCTAAGTTGATTGATCCTAATGTACTTTTTCTTCAATGTTTTCAAGTAGTTGGAAATCTATTCATGTGTTCTATTGATCTTAAAATATTCATTCAAAGCCTTAGCACAAGCATTGAGATGAACTCTGTTGAAACCACTTGATGTTTTGGAACCATCAGCTACAAGATTAGCAAGAAAAGTTTGCACAAAAGTGGACTGACTTGCTGTCCAAACAGTGCCACCTTTTACCTCTCCCTCCATTGTATCAAGCTTTAAATTGAAAGAAAAGTAAACTAAATTTCAGCAATATAAATAGTACAAAGTAAATCTGATTTCATCATTAAATGAAACAACAGATACATAGGTTCATAGAAAAAAATACATTGGTTCATAGAAACAAAACATACATAGTCTCATACAAATAAAAGAGTACATAGGTTCATGCAAACAAATAAAAAGATACATAACTCATGAAGTATTCGAATAATATTGCTGACGGTCTGTCCACATGGCATTGGCAAGTGCTTGCCTAAAATTAACCATGAAGGCATATTCCATTGCTTCTCCATATGTTGATGTTTGATGGGTAATACTAGGGAGGTCATCATTTTCAGATATAATCAAATCATCACCGCCATCTTCTATGACCCAATTATGAATAATGCAAGCAGCAACAACAACTTCTACTTGGGTAGGGAAGGGAAAAAATGGTATTGCATCATCAAGAATTTTGAATCGCCTCTTCAAAGAACCAAATGCACGCTCTATTGTAACCTTGAGAGATGAGTGCCTAAAATTGAACAATTCCTTCTCATTTTATACGGGGTTGCTGCCCCACTCGTTCAAGTGGTACCTCACACCACGATAAGGAGGCAGAAAACCCGGTTTGGCTCCATATCCGGCATCAACTAGATAGAACTTGCCTATCATATAAGGATATGTATGTAAGGTACTGTAAgatcgagatggcggactagagggggggtgaatagtcctttctaaaactaattgcgccGGCTAACCGAAACTTATGCGGAATTGAAACTATTCGCTTAGCCAAGACTTCACCCCTCTAACTATGACTCTGAGGCACTTCCAAAAAGATCCGACACAAAGCAAATGGAGTGCCAAGCTAATAAGAGCTCCcctaacaattctaatgccaagccacacaagtctaagcactagtacttcacaaacaaggggagctcctacacaattctaatgggcaatagcactaagccaaacctaagctcactagatgctcaaggacaaggatacacaatacaaactcaagagctcaacttgcttagctacacaatctaagcaacagcaactaattaaactacacaagctaactagtcacactatgatctctacttctagctacacaagcaagaagatgattagcaagctacacaaactaactaaacactagagagcaactacacaagcacaagatatatatgaatgtaaatacaagacttgtgatttggagaatgcaaaccaccgagaagagtagacaagattgacacggtgatttttatcccgaggttcacttggttgccaccaagctaatccccgttgagacaagctccaaggttgccgccgatcctcttgctagtggtgactctcaagtcacactctcccacgtggagtgctcacaccgagctctagcacatgatccggacgaaccacttgttgctcttcacgtctcgctcaactagagttgctcttcgcggctcccgcggggtgagcacaatacccctcacaatctcttctccggagcaccacacaatcttcttgcgggcttcaacggagcctcttcccatcaagccgtctaggaggtggcaacctccaagagtaacaagcacaccggcttgcaacacgatcacctagtgccactcgatgcaatctctcaaagcaatcgcactagaatcgccctctcactcaatcggatgatcactatcaagttagagtgagtagagggctctcaagcactctcacacatggacaccaagtccccaaggtgctcagcacactcaaatggccggccacaccctctatttatagagggaggccccaaactagccgttacactcaaatccTGTGAAAATAGAGAtttcgcggactgtccgcctcacagaaaccggaccgtccgccattcaaaaccaacggctagaactgcaattattatgtgtcagagtcgaccgttaAAGCcccgggcggactgtccgcgcccctggggcggactgtccgcggttcaaaacttcgaaccaaccgatttgcaaacgtctctgactaaatctggaagtgaccggcggactgtccgctccccatgggcggactgtccgcagttCAAAAAGTGAGCACACACAGAAACCGTAGTGTTTCTGTCCTAGAATTTTCAGTAGGAGGCGGACCGTCTGCCCCCAAGGACCGGATGGcccgcagttcattttggacacccaagatagaactaccaagattctgcgcccgtttcagcttttaagggcggaccgtccgcccccatggaccggacggtccgcagttcattttggaccaccaacagaaaaaaaaaacggCTCTATTAGAGCTCATCCGGgataacggcggaccgtccgccccccatgGGCGGACCATCCGTAGGTCTATTTCCAGCAGAAGTGTACCTCGGTAaaacggccataactcttagctccgatgtccaaattaggtgatcttggactctatggaaagctaattcagagggctacacaatccaactgaatacttggtccaaaacataatggatcaaagcagtattccacttcaagagacaacctaatttCTGGAGAAAACCGAAAAATCTTTCCTGCTtcccaaagttgatcaacatcaactccaactctttctcctttgcaaatgtgccaacaccaccacgtgaacaacaccatgtgcatgtgtgttagcgtttcacaatcattttcaaaagattttcacttgatctcaccacgccactcgatcctagcaacatcgcaatgttagatcgctcaagtggcactagatgaccgatatgcaaacaagtttgcccctcttgatagtacggccatctatcctaaatccggtcatgcacttctctacacaacctttgaccggtgaaatgaaatgccctacaagtcatacctttgccttgcgcatttcatttcattttcccaaatgttgatgccacacaagcaccaaattccatcaagccttttgatcatcttcataagtcaacacttggcttgatctttcttgaatgatatgatccactccatatcatcacatgacctctttggtctatcgatcttgaccttgctcgctcttcatcgttgcctcggtccatcggcgccaaatcttgcccaagcttcaccgcctcgcggtccctcgcttcaaagccttgacttgcccttctccattgcaaccggtccatcaagccaagccttgtcttgatcttctccattttggtcacataactccatgttatgtctcatatgcaatgagcttctcgatcacactatatgagcatagcatcaatacttagccatttctcctccatggcatatgttgctcatactagtgtctttgtgtggactaatctcctgtgtatctcaacataaacacttattagtccacctaagttgtcactcaattaccaaaaccaaacaagggccTTTCAGGTACACTAGTCATTATATACAGTGGGTTAGTGTAAATGAGCTACTCAAATTTTATTGTACCTTCGGGAACACGAAGACCATTTGGGCGTTCTAAAGCATCTCGTAAAATTGAGGCGTCATGGGCCGTTCCCTCCCAACCAGCTATAACAAATGTGAACCGTAGATCAAAGTATACAGCCGCCATTACATTTTGCGTAGTGTAACTCTTCCTACCACGAAATGCAGCCTCCATTTCCTTAGGAACAGACGCTCGAATATGTGTGCCATCAATAGCTCCAATACAATCCTATTTTAGCATTACAATGAGAATGTGTAAGGCCTCAAAAGTGTACCTAGAATCAATAAAATTTGTGCAAACAAACCAACCACTACCTTAAAATAAGGATCCCATCGTGGGTTCCCTTGAATTTTAGATGGCGTCGCCGATGATGGTGGCTTAATGAAGTCGTTGCGTAGCTCTCCAATTGCATGAAGCACTTTATTGAAGTACCGACTAACGGTTTCTCCGGACCTACCAAAATTAGTAGCAACTACCCTATTCCTAACATTGTGGCCAATTGTGTGCAAAAACATAACAACTTGCTGCTCAACACACATGTGTGTAGTGTCTTCTAATAAACCTCTATCCCTAAAAAGTTTACAAAAGTGAAAGAACGATGCTCTATTAAGCCTAAGCATATTGACACAAGTAACATCATTCTTCCAAATTTTATCATTAAGGTACTCAAACCTCCTCCTATCCCTCTCATCAATTGGAGCATATCTAATTTGTTCCACGGGTGTATGACCGTGGCGTTTTCTTTTTCTACTTTTAATAACCATTGCCATCATCGAAAGCAACACATGAGCAGCAGCTATAAAGACAATAAGCTGATCGTCCTCATCCATCTATATATTATTAGACAACAAAGAAAAAATTACCAATCCACAACACATGAAGATAATATAATCCATTGTTAATGTAGAGGTATGTTTCGTGTTAGAAGTATACCTTAGCTGCAGTCGTTCCTGACTGAATTAGTACACCTTAGCTGCAGTTGTTTCGTGTTAGAAGTATCCAATCTGATTTCCCTATTCAAAATAAAAGACATGAATTAGTTGCTAATCAATAAAGACTTAAAATGAGGGAGAAGGAGGCCATGGCgtagggaggaggaggaggccggccATGGTGTAAGAATGAGGGAGATGGAGGAGGCCATGGCgtaggggaggaggaggaggaggccaggcTGGGCGCAAGGAGGCGGCGcaagggaggaggaggcggcgcaggggaggaggaggcggccatggcgcaggggaggaggaggcggccatggcgcgggggaggaggaggcggcggcgcgggggaggaggcggcgctggcgcatggcgcgggggaggaggaggcggcgcgggggaggaggaggccatggcgggggaggaggaggcgctgcagggaggaggaggcggcgcagGGGAGGAGGCGGCCATGGAGcaagggaggaggaggcggtgcaGGGAGGAGGACGAGGTCACATCTGGGCGCCATGGGAGCATGGGAGGGAGAACGAACCTGGACGGGAGAGCGAGGCGAGGCAGGAGCGAGTGCAGAGCGGAGCGGCTCCGTCCGCCCGATTTTCTGGAGCGGTCTCGTCGGTATCTGAGGAGAATATTCTTCGTCGGGAGCCGCTTCGCTCCACGACTCTGGCAACCAAACATCTGCAAAAGTAGGATGGAACGGCTCCGTTCCACTTCGCTCCTCAACCAAACACTATCTAAGATTTTTGGTAGGGGATGTTTCTTTTTGCTTGGGGAAGAGGGTCACCTGTAGATTCTCATTACTCAATCATCATCTCGTAGTAATTGGAGTGAGTAGTCCAACTCCAAACATATCGCCCCATTAGCTTGATTCATCATTAAGTAGATTTGCAAAAATGGGTATGGATGAGAGTAATGAGGGTGGGTAATAGATGATGATAATTTTGATTTGGCATGGACATGCATATTTTCTTCATTTCAGTTTATAGATTATTTTGGcaaatatagatatataatttttttatccACCTAAATATAAGTTATTTTTAGATGCATAATAAAAACTATATATGTAGATTTACTAAAACGGCTTACAATTTAACGGACGAAGTTATAGAAGCAGCCTACCAACAAACGGGTGTCATAtagcaagaaaaaaaaatcagaatATAAAACTGACTGGGGCAGGGTCCACCGTGCTGTCATCGCCACCTGCGAGGACACACGGCATAACCCATTGCAAAATTTACAAATTTTCTTCGCGCACACAATGACAAGATCAAGGGTATCAAGGGCCCGATCGAGACGCTACAACTCATCGTTCCATgaaccggcggcggcggcgtgggcgcccTGCTGCCGGCACGCGCTGTTGGCGGCCAGGCTCTCCAGCCAGAGCTCGTCGCGGACGACGGAGTCCGCGTCGTCGTTGCGGTGCCACGCCCAGTGCGCCGTGGTCGCGTTCACCACCCTCAGCCGCCCGTGCCCGAAGCTCGCCTCCCTCGTCACCGACAACGCCGCCAGCTTGTGGTTCTTCTCAAAGCTACAGACCAACCAGGACGGCAAAATGAACAAAAAATCGCAGCTTACATATGGAAAAATCGCGGCATATCAACTGGCCTTACTCACTCGAATGCAAGGCCTTCTCTGTTGCCGCCGTCGCCTATGGTGATGTACACGGGTCCGCACGGGTTCGCCTCGTTGTTGTACACCCTCATCTGCAACAACAATGCCGATCGGGAGGAGGTGTCACCGGACGACGGCCAGGAAACTCATCTGCACGAACTGATGACCGATCGACCGACGGATCAATGGAGGGGGAGAGACTCACGAAGCGCTCGTAGGCATGGACGTGGCCGGCGAAGACGACGTCGACGCGGGCCTCAAAGAGCAGCCGCTCCATGGCCCCCCTCATGGCCTCGCCCTCCCCTGGTGCGCGGCGTTGGTGTTGTACCAGGGCGCGTGCAGCAGCGCCACGAGCCAGGGCGTGGCGCGCCGGTCCACGCCGGCGAGGTCCCGCGCCAGCCACCGGTACTGGTCCGAGCCGGCGTCGAAGGGGGCGTACGAGCCCAGCATCACGACGTgcacggcgccggcggcggcgtcgaagGAGTAGTAGAGGTTGGACGGCGACCCGCTCTCCTCGTGCGGCGCCGGCCACCGCGCGCCGTACGCGGCGAACGGGGGCGGCGCGCCCGggaccggcggcagcggcgctgccTCCACCTCGTGGTTGCCCTGCGTGACCATCCACGGCCGCCGGCTCGAGTGCCGCTGCACAAACCGCCCGAACGAGTCCCACAGCGGCTGCTGCGTGTCGGCGTACGCCAGGTCGCCCGGCACCAGCAGCATGTCGTAGTCCGTCTTGCCGACGTGCGCCAGCGTCGACGCCGTCCATTCGGTCTGGCCCAGGTCGCCTGCAGCGTGTTCCAAGCCGTCCGATCAGAGGTCAGCGCTCCGGTCAATACTGCATCCGCTCTTCCGTTCCGTACCTACGAGGGCGAGCTCGATGGgcagcgcggccggcggcgtccTGAGGCTGAACTCTTTCCCGGCCATGCCGCACCGGTAGTAGTACACCGCGCCGGGCTCCAGGGGTCCGATCTTGACGTGGTGGATCTTGCCGGAGGAGTAGAGGAAGTAGCGGTACGAGGTGTGGTCGCCGGTCGCCGACGCCGTGTAGTTCCGGGAGGCCCTGCCGTACTCCACCACGGACTGGGTGCGCTTGTCGTCGGTGACCCACGACACCCTCATGTGCTTCGCCCCGACGGCCGATACGTGGACCTACTAGCACGGACACCGGCCATTGTCATCAGGCACTCGAAACTTGCAATTGGCGTTTGCTTGCGTGCCTAGTCGTGTGGTACCTGCTGAGGATGGGCGGCGGGCTCCGCGTGCTCCGTGAGGATGATCCGCCCGGGCGGAGGCCGGACATACTCttccgccaccgccgcggccaACAACGCGGTGACCACGAGAGCTCGGGCTGCCAGGAGAACGCAGCGCGTCGTGCCCATCTTCTCCACCAACGGGCAAGCGGCGGCGCTACCTGAGACGTTGATGGCTGAGCGTGTCGTGCGTGGACCATATAGGCATGTAGAGTGGGGGGTGGCGGTGGAACTGGGCGCTCTGGGCTCGATGGTGGCGTCAAGGAATGGGAATGGCATGACGCGACGCGCGGCCGGCCTGTGCTGTCGTGCAGGCTTTCGCTTCAAGCGTCGGGGGCGCAGGGTGGTGCGGCGTTAAAGGGAGCTCTCCACCGCATCCCTTCGCTTGGGGTGGACGCGTTCCGCGACCGGTCGTCCATGTCGCAGCTCGCACGGACACATTCCTCGCTTGAAGCATTTGCAACGCACCAATGCGGTGTTGGAGCATTTTCCTCAAACTGCCAGAGCCCAGAGCTTCCTCAAACTGCCAGAGCCTGTACAGGCTAAAGTGATGAAGACATGCAAACATGGGCACAGATCACAATTAGTTCTAAAATGAAGATGATACTGTGTTAACTAGCTCATTTCGACATTCCCTCGAATGCAAGAGCTTCCCGCGCTTTCGGATCTCAGTACCTGGCATAATACTATGCTACAAGCTTGGTAAAAGGGACGTTAGTGGGGCAACGACCACCTGATTGCTGCCTCTTCCTCGTGTTACAAAAGCTACACGTTGCTGCCATCACTGGCACTTCCATTGTAAGCGTAGTTCCAGTAAACTAACTACTGTACAGGGAAAAAGGCCATATATTCTGGGCTTCAGTTCTCACTGCAGCTCAGATCCTGAGACCTCTTCCTCTGGCAGTTCAAACGAGTCCACATCCGCAAACCATGCTATCTGCTTCTTGACAAAGTCTTCTGGTAACTACGTTGTGCTTGGAGGGGGCCACGTCTGTTTAAAACATTGCAAGCAGACAGAAATGCTTAATAGTATCGCTACAGATGACTCAAAGATAGATGCTGGTAAAGAGCATATCATAATTGAAATCGGGGCCATCATAAGAAGCAGAACTGCAGAACTACATCTTACATACTCAGAATCAACCATTTTTCATTATAAAAAATACAGTAATTACCTCCAAAATATTTGTGTCATCATATTTTGATATGCAGTATCACAAGTGTTAAGGACAGATGCGCTTCCACAGGCACAGATTTGTTTATTATATATTAAGACATCACAAGTTTGAAAAAAAAGTATGCATAATGGTATTTCATTATGTACATCCACAAAGAGAGCACTGTGATCTGAATCTTAACATAGAAGACTATGCAGGTACCAGGAATGCACTCAGATTGCGACACTGCTTACCTTTTTAGCTTCATGacaaggagctgaagaagaaaCGGGCCGAGTATCCTGAGCCACAGAGTCTTTCCTGGAAGAAAAGCGTAATTCGATATTTCAGAAAATGTCACCATTAGATATGGATGGGATAAGATGAACTACAGGGTTGCCTGTTGTAAAACAGTGCAATTGAACAGATTATAATCAGAGCCTGTTCAAAAATTCATGTTTCCTTCCTGACAGCCTGTTCAAAAAATTTGTGAGATGCTAGATTAATAGTAGGTGGAAGAATTAGCAGTATTCCTAGCCTTTTCTCATAAGAATTTCTTTAACATTAGCTGGAACAATTAGCTATGAACTGTTTCTCAGCCACATCAGAATTTAGGAAATAATAATCTGAACAGAATAGGATACAGAGCACAGCAAAAATCAGAACATCCAAGAATGCGGAGAGGCTATACCTAGGCCTGTAGTTGAACTTGCCTCATTGCTATTCCTCTTTGGGTGGGGGTTCCAAATCTTGACCTAAACATCATGATCAGTTTACAGAGAAGAAACAGGAACAGACAACTAAAACAAATAGAACATTTTCTTAAAAGAAGAAACCATTTTACCTTTACTATTGACATCTTTGGTCTTGAATAGCCAATCTTTTGCACAAACAAGAGCCTCAAGCATTTCCGGATTTAGTAAGCTTCTATGGTCTTCAAGAATCCTTCCCCCACAACTGAAAGCAGACTCGGACGACACAGCACTAAGAGGAATCGCAAGGAAGTCGCGAGCCATAGATGATAGCACA
The sequence above is drawn from the Panicum hallii strain FIL2 chromosome 7, PHallii_v3.1, whole genome shotgun sequence genome and encodes:
- the LOC112900682 gene encoding uncharacterized protein LOC112900682 — protein: MAMVIKSRKRKRHGHTPVEQIRYAPIDERDRRRFEYLNDKIWKNDVTCVNMLRLNRASFFHFCKLFRDRGLLEDTTHMCVEQQVVMFLHTIGHNVRNRVVATNFGRSGETVSRYFNKVLHAIGELRNDFIKPPSSATPSKIQGNPRWDPYFKDCIGAIDGTHIRASVPKEMEAAFRGRKSYTTQNVMAAVYFDLRFTFVIAGWEGTAHDASILRDALERPNGLRVPEGKFYLVDAGYGAKPGFLPPYRGVRYHLNEWGSNPV